GCACAATGGTGTACAAAATCCCTGCGTGCTGaaccaaacatttcaaattttgattcatcCATGAGACCTTCTTCCACACTTGGGTAGTCTTTTccttattttgccatcttagcaaTGTCTTACAGCCACTCGAACTGTCAACCCTGTAGTGCAAAGTCTTCTTTTCACAGTGGAACAGAGACTTGCTTACTTCAACCAgtgttaagctgtgcttgaagctCGACACCACAACACAAAAACTTTTACTTCCATCCTTCAGACTTCACCTATAATTAAAGTTCTATTCTTACTATTTTGGAGGGAGTAGTCTGGACCCATCTTGCACTGCATGGGTGATACCGTCCACTGAGCATGTCTTTTGAAATGCTATTCCTTTCTTTAGATCTGAGTTATTAACTAATAAAACGTTACTTAAAGTCGTTACTAAAACTCCCAGCCTGCTACAGACGTGCCAGTCCGTTGCATACTCTATAGTAATTTCTCCGGTGCATAAATACGGTTAGCTCCAATTACATGTTGTCAGGCTACAAACTTATACAAGTGTTATATTGACGAGACATTGGCGAATTgaaatttatatatatatatatgattttgACGAGCATTATTACTTTTTTGAATTATTGTATTTGATTGATTCGTTTATTTCCTGGAGGGTcgaaacatttctggctttaTCCTCTACTAATTAtatgggactgattcagacctgcGAAGCCAGGTGAAGGCAATCAACTAGCAGGTAGAGCCAAAAACCAGAAATATTTAGCCATCCAGGACTGGATTTGAATAGCCCTGTCctaattcaataaaatgtccTGGTCCAGAAGTATTACCCAATCACAATAATAGCTGGATTTGAGATGTACATTTTCACCAATAAGAAATTTTCATCCAAAACCCGAGTGTTCGTTTGGGTGGTGCGTGGCACACTAATCCAATCACGAATCCTATTTTGCATTAAAGGGTGGGGTTTCAAGGGTGAGCATTTTATCCACTGTGTCTGCATCCATGCTCATACGGAATTGAAATGGCGGAGACGACGGACCGAATGGAGGTAAGCGCCATGGTGTGGTTTAGTCATGATTGAAGTCTTTTCGAACACAAATAAGATTTCTCATTGTGTTCCGTTTTAATGACCTGGAGTTAGTCGTTACATATGCTTCCAATGTCATTTTAGTCCGCGGAGCTTGCTATTTGGCTAGTTCAGGGAACACACGCACTTAGCTAGCAAAGCATCCATTTTAGCCAGCCATCTACATTGCAGGACTCATTCATTAGTCGTCACGTGTTGTTTTCTAGCACATTGTGTACTCATTTCGTAGTTATAGTTTCTGAGATTGGCTATGTGTAAGAAATGTGATATGAATGACAAGTGTATCTTGTGCGTGGCAAACATGCGAGTTATAATTCAGTCGTTTAATTGCACCACTTGGAGGGAAGACCGCATGGGTGCTACGTTAGCAAAGCTAGCTATAGTTGCGTTTTACAAAGCGCATCTGCTACACGTGATTTTTAGTTACCGGCATTTCACGAGTCTggtttaaaacaaagttaatcTGGTTCGATTCAATTATTGGATACATTTAGCAATCAATCCTGTTTTTTATGGTACTATGGCTTATGTTACTATAACAATTAACAAGCCCGAACCTCGCGGAATCGTGAACAATTAGTTTGTAGCCTGTTAAATCCTTGAATTACTTTAAACGCATGGCAGATTTAGATAATGGAGTTAGCCGAGTTTCTTATGGTCAGCCCGCGCGATTCGAATTACTGATTGAAGTCTAGTTACTGTCCCAACGAACCAGATAAGCCTGTGAAGGCCTGAAATGCATCTGCCGCTAAACCATGTGCTTTCTTATCCTTTGTGTTTGAACAAAAAAACGTTTCAGTACTGCCTGGTACACCCCTGTGCTACAAAATTTAACAATGTACATCCTCGATAATGTTTAAGTTCAACGTTATACATTTTAAGGAAATCTAACTGACAATTTTATGGATTTCATAGAATTGCATCTGTTTCTCACAACTCTGTTATTACTTGTTTGAAGCCTTAACCTGCACCATAGTTTTAATTCGTAATTGTTGCTATCCTGAAGCTGGTTTTGGTTGTGACTGGTGTCTCTTTTTGAGATTTCTCAGGGAGAGAGCTCTGCCAAGCCTGCGGCAGAAGACATGACTTCCAAGGACTATTACTTTGACTCATATGCCCACTTCGGCATTCATGAGGTAGGCATCTTGGATGAAAGGAAACATTTGTCATGCATGAATTGTGAGCAGCAACATTTTTGGTGGTAGATGTCCATTCGCCTTTTGACTTGCCTGTCCTCCTTTGTAGGAGATGCTAAAGGATGAAGTGCGCACACTTACCTACCGAAACTCCATGTTCCACAACAAGCATCTGTTCAAGGACAAGGTTGTTTTGGATGTGGGCAGTGGGACAGGCATTCTTTGCATGTTCGCTGCCAAAGCGGGCGCCAAGAAAGTCATAGGAGTAAGTTCCTAAAACTGCACTTGCCAGTGGAATTTTCTTTTTCTAGCTTCTAAAGGCGCAGCACACAGACTGTATACATAGTGAGTACACAATTGTCCCATATCGTTTTCTCGAACCTCTGCCTTTTGGTTTACAGATTGAGTGCAGCAGTATCTCTGACTATGCTGTGAAGATCGTCAAGGCCAACAAAATGGACCACAGTAAGTGAACTTCACCTCAGGATCCCTGGGACTGTATGCAAGCATCAATGTTATGCAATGAAACCGCATTTCAGTTGCAACCGTAGAAAGGCAGGCATCTAGATTGAAACTACTTTTTTTGGGTTGGGAGGGATTGACATTGCATTTGGGGAATGTCATGTGATTCCAGTTGTCAAATCATACCTGTAACCAAACGGGCCTATGTACCAGTTTAAACACAGTGGCAAATACCCTTTCAGTTTGTActtaaaagacaaaatatccatTCTTAGACAACTTGATGGTGAATGCCATAATGGCTGATTCAGAGGGGTCCTTTTCATCTTTAACTCTTTTATCCTACTTCAGTTGTGACCATTATCAAGGgtaaggtggaggaggtggacctTCCTGTTGAAGGAGTGGACATCATCATCTCTGAGTGGATGGGCTACTGCCTCTTTTACGAGTCCATGCTCAACACAGTCATCTACGCCAGGGACAAATGGCTGGTATGTTCCTTTTATCAAATTAGTTTTATGGAGTACACTTAAATGGGTTTACTTTTGGGTTGTAGTAACAAGACACTTCACAATCTAAAATTAGAATAATTCTTAGCTAAATTAGGTTTGAAATAACCTTTCAGATTGGCATTCATGTCATGGGGCATATAGGTACATGCATTACGCGACACATTTTTGGGGAATTGTTTTGGCTCAACTATTTTGATAGTTAGTGGCCAATAGCTTGGTATTGGTCTAAGCTAGTCAATGCAAAATATTAGTCAGTATTAGCTCAATGAGTGGTTGTCTAAAGGAGCATGGCAACTTGTAAATACAGAAGGAATCCTCATGTTCCTTTCACTTGGTGGAAGTGGTTAAAGCTCTGGACAAAATTCAAAAATCCCTTCAAATTTAGGTTATATATCAAGGATTATATGCCAATGTAATTTAAGACTGGTGGATTTGCCACCCTCTAGAGGCCAGCGGTTCAAACCCTCTTGTCTGATTGTGCACAGCTGCTGCTGAATGTCAGGCCTCTAAATAGCCTGCTAATCTGTCATTAAGTGTACTCACCCAACTCTGTTCTCCTGTCACCCAGAAACCAGAGGGCCTGATTTTCCCAGACAGGGCTACCCTTTACGTCACAGCAATCGAGGACAGGCAGTACAAGGACTACAAAATCCACTGTGAGAATTCCTCTAaattttggggtaatatagttGGTGTAATAAGGCCAGCATTGTTCCTGTGTTTTTGGTTTGAGGGGACTGTGCAATTTGAGTCCTTTTTGAAGCCAGTTCAGCTCTGCATGTGGCTGACTTGTGGCTTATCAGCAACAATTTGGTGAAGACCATTGACTTCAGCTGTGTGTTTTACTGTTAGCCATGTCAGCACTGCTCTAGCAAAGAAATTTGTCTGAATTTTGAAGTGACAATTtagaattaaaataatttacctTTCGAGGGAACAGGTCTAACATTTTGAGGCTTGCTGTCTGCCCAGTGCATTACTGactgatatttttttaacaggGTGGGAGAATGTATATGGCTTTGATATGTCCTGCATCAAAGAGGTTGCCATCAAGGAACCTCTTGTGGATGTGGTGGATCCCAAACAGCTGGTCAGCAGCGCCTGCCTCATCAAGGCAAGTCAGCAGTGCCCTTCTGCACCTATTTAGTATTTAAAACATTGTGGAATTCTTTCACTAATGCTGTTGCCCCCACTTCCTACATCCACTTTTTACAATCTCAACTTCTCCCCCTTTATATCTGTAGGAGGTAGACATCTACACAGTGAAAATTGATGACCTGTCGTTCACCTCGCCCTTCTGCCTGCAAGTGAAGAGGAATGACTACATCCATGCCCTCGTTACCTACTTCAACATCGAGTTCACGCGCTGCCACAAGAGGACAGGCTTCTCCACCAGTAAGTCTAACAATTGATGGGTTGTCGTCACTTAAAACTCATTTTAGCGGTAATATGATACTACTAGTTACAGGGTTCTAGCCTGGAAGACTTCCATTTTTTTTAAGATGCTAAGTATTAATCTAGTTACAGAGGATGTAGCGTTAAAAGACTTTGCCCTTTTAGTTGCCCTGCTGTTAGATTTTGGTTGACTTTTAAAGTGGCTTTCCTTTCTATGGGAAGCACCACAGCAGTGGATGATGTTAAAATGGTTCTTTCTCCCCCACAGGTCCAGAGTCCCCATATACGCACTGGAAGCAGACTGTGTTCTACCTGGATGACTATTTGACTGTGAAGACTGGAGAGGAGATTTTTGGCAATATTAACATGAAGCCCAATTCCAAGAACAACGTAAGAACCTGCACTGGCTATTTACAATTGTCTTGCCAACATGGCTGGGGTGTGTTCTTGAAACAAATTAACCCCTGGTTTTGTTTTGGGTCTATTTTGCGCTTTAAAGGTGGCTTGTTGACTGCATTCTAACCTGTGCCTTTGATTTGCAGAGAGACCTGGACTTCACTGTTGACATCGACTTCAAGGGTCAGCTCTGTGAGGTGTCCAAGACCTCAGAGTATAGGATGCGTTAATGCCCCCCCCATCCTAGTTTGTTTGTGGAAGGGAGTGCTGAAGGGAGATCAGGGGTGTGTTCATTCCAGCAGATGTTTTAATAGCAAAGCATTTCCTCAACTAGAGCAGAGTCTATTTGATAAGGTTTCTCAAACTATTTGGTGGAATGAGCACACCCCAGGGGTCAGTGTCTGTCAAATCACTTCTCATTCTCCATAACTTGTGATTAGTACTCGTAAGCAATGTTTTCAAGGATTGTTTTGCTTTCGTGTATTGTTAGATTTTGCGAGGAAAAGAAGCTAGGTTTTACAAACTGAAGGGCCAAAGTGAAAAGACATGGCCACTCATTGTGCAATAGCCATTAAAATGGTGTTTGTTTTTACGTGTGCTCATGTTTTACGTTTAGCGCCTTAAGCTTGTGCATGTGGCTGTAGCCTGTGCTCAACCTCAacgcgcacaaacacagaccCCTCTCACCTCCCTGTACATAGTGTCCTCATTCAGTCACTTTGGCCTGTTATGCAGTCATGGATCTTGATGACATGGCAGAACCGTCCCCTTCTACCCCTttcattatcttattttttAAGAAGCGCCTCCTATGACTGGTTTCTCTCCATCCTCCGCCGGCCAATTCAATTGCCTTGTCGAGGGGAGTTGTAAATCCGCCATTGGTGTATTTTGAAATTTCCGTATTTGAGGAAATCCTCTTCAGAGTGAAGTTGGATCCCTGTTTCATGACGAGCTGACTGGTCCCAAGGATCCTCTTGATTGGGTGTCTCTGTACCGTTGACTCAGCCTGTCATGACTGACTAAGAATTGCTCTCCAGAACGTGGTGACTTAGTCTTATTACACTGTTCAGCGTTTCCTCCAGATGATTCTCTACATAACCACAAACTCCCTGTTTTAGCCATCTGAATTAGAGCTTAATCTGGAACCCCTTAAGAAATGCAAAGGATTAAGTGGTTTTTGAGTTGAGCACCGTATTCCATGGTGTTGGAGattggtgtttttttctttttgggacCTCACCAGTCCCATCATCCCCGTCTGGGTCTCTTTAACCTTGTCGTATAGAGATTCCAACCCCCTGTTGTGTCCTTCAGTGCCTCTTGGCGCTCTAATCTCCTGGATTGTTCCctaaatagggaatatggtgccatttgagatgcaTACCATCCCAGGGCCCCTTGTTTGTAGAGGATTCTGCTTGGTTTGTCCTGTAGGCATCAAGTGCAGCACTTAAGTGAATCATGGGGAATATGAGTGTTTAGTTGGAGAGCTGCAGGGGTCAGATGTTTGACTCTGAGATGGCTGGTGTGGGGTACACAGGGTGGAATTGGGTCAGAACCAGactaattgtttttgtttagtttttgtcTGTGCtgcttttttaataaaataataaaaatagaaaatggtTTGACTTGTGCATTTGTTTCACGTTAAGGATAAAGTTGCAATAACGCCACATCAAGGTGACTGTATAATTACaatgtatttatcaaatgcagTAACAGTGTCaatctgaacaatgaaattcttcaCATGGCATGTCATCTACAGTATGGTAAGATATataatgcaaacattttccattaaCATATaccaatgtaaactagcagcaatttgtgAGTAGTatgggaatatgaacaatatggttAAAAGCACTGACTATTATAACTGAGTCTATGCCTATGACCTACAAaagaatattctaatgtacacaacaaaacacaggttgaacagggactaaacagcaaacaattgactagacgacacaaaaaaaaacagcaatacAGGAAAAAGTGagatgtgctaaactaagttatgtatgaatgaacaaggTGTCTTTCAAAAAGGGTATGTATCTCAAGTGTCCATGTCggtaaagcaaaagagtctctaGGACagccaactgactgggtttttaaaccagggatgt
This is a stretch of genomic DNA from Esox lucius isolate fEsoLuc1 chromosome 11, fEsoLuc1.pri, whole genome shotgun sequence. It encodes these proteins:
- the prmt1 gene encoding protein arginine N-methyltransferase 1 isoform X2 — protein: MAETTDRMEGESSAKPAAEDMTSKDYYFDSYAHFGIHEEMLKDEVRTLTYRNSMFHNKHLFKDKVVLDVGSGTGILCMFAAKAGAKKVIGIECSSISDYAVKIVKANKMDHIVTIIKGKVEEVDLPVEGVDIIISEWMGYCLFYESMLNTVIYARDKWLKPEGLIFPDRATLYVTAIEDRQYKDYKIHCENSSKFWGWENVYGFDMSCIKEVAIKEPLVDVVDPKQLVSSACLIKEVDIYTVKIDDLSFTSPFCLQVKRNDYIHALVTYFNIEFTRCHKRTGFSTSPESPYTHWKQTVFYLDDYLTVKTGEEIFGNINMKPNSKNNRDLDFTVDIDFKGQLCEVSKTSEYRMR
- the prmt1 gene encoding protein arginine N-methyltransferase 1 isoform X4; the protein is MAETTDRMEGESSAKPAAEDMTSKDYYFDSYAHFGIHEEMLKDEVRTLTYRNSMFHNKHLFKDKVVLDVGSGTGILCMFAAKAGAKKVIGIECSSISDYAVKIVKANKMDHIVTIIKGKVEEVDLPVEGVDIIISEWMGYCLFYESMLNTVIYARDKWLKPEGLIFPDRATLYVTAIEDRQYKDYKIHWWENVYGFDMSCIKEVAIKEPLVDVVDPKQLVSSACLIKEVDIYTVKIDDLSFTSPFCLQVKRNDYIHALVTYFNIEFTRCHKRTGFSTSPESPYTHWKQTVFYLDDYLTVKTGEEIFGNINMKPNSKNNRDLDFTVDIDFKGQLCEVSKTSEYRMR
- the prmt1 gene encoding protein arginine N-methyltransferase 1 isoform X1 gives rise to the protein MAETTDRMEISQGESSAKPAAEDMTSKDYYFDSYAHFGIHEEMLKDEVRTLTYRNSMFHNKHLFKDKVVLDVGSGTGILCMFAAKAGAKKVIGIECSSISDYAVKIVKANKMDHIVTIIKGKVEEVDLPVEGVDIIISEWMGYCLFYESMLNTVIYARDKWLKPEGLIFPDRATLYVTAIEDRQYKDYKIHCENSSKFWGWENVYGFDMSCIKEVAIKEPLVDVVDPKQLVSSACLIKEVDIYTVKIDDLSFTSPFCLQVKRNDYIHALVTYFNIEFTRCHKRTGFSTSPESPYTHWKQTVFYLDDYLTVKTGEEIFGNINMKPNSKNNRDLDFTVDIDFKGQLCEVSKTSEYRMR
- the prmt1 gene encoding protein arginine N-methyltransferase 1 isoform X3 → MAETTDRMEISQGESSAKPAAEDMTSKDYYFDSYAHFGIHEEMLKDEVRTLTYRNSMFHNKHLFKDKVVLDVGSGTGILCMFAAKAGAKKVIGIECSSISDYAVKIVKANKMDHIVTIIKGKVEEVDLPVEGVDIIISEWMGYCLFYESMLNTVIYARDKWLKPEGLIFPDRATLYVTAIEDRQYKDYKIHWWENVYGFDMSCIKEVAIKEPLVDVVDPKQLVSSACLIKEVDIYTVKIDDLSFTSPFCLQVKRNDYIHALVTYFNIEFTRCHKRTGFSTSPESPYTHWKQTVFYLDDYLTVKTGEEIFGNINMKPNSKNNRDLDFTVDIDFKGQLCEVSKTSEYRMR